The sequence GATCTTGCCGCCCTTCACGACCCACGGCTCGAAGGCGCCCTGCACGCGCCCGTTCGGCCCGAGGTCGAGATCTCCCGAGGCCCCCTCGTAGCCTGCGTCTTCGCCTCGCGCGACGGCGCGGAGGAGTCGCCCGAGCTCGGAGGGGCCGTAGCCGCTCTTGCCTTGGCTGATGCGGATCATGGCGTCGCGCAGCTTGGCGGAAGGCGCCGCGAGCCCTTCGGCCTCGATCGCGAGCGCGAGGAGGACCACCGCGTCGAACTGGTGCGCCGCGAAGGGCTCGTCGGGATCGCCTCCGTGGGTGGCGCGGAACTGCCTGCGGAACGCAGAGAGCTCCGCTCGATCCGGCGCCGCGGAGGCGACCGCGACGCCCTCGACGCCCTCCGCGAGCGAGGGGGCGTTCACGTCCTCGACGTCGCCGCGCGCGAACTCGATGAAGTCGCGCGAGGCGAGCGAGTCGCCCGCGAGAAGGCGGAGGCCCTTGCGCTGCGCGGCGGGGATCGACGTGACCACGCGGCCTCCGACCTTCGGCGACACGAGCAAGGCGAGGCAGTCGGCCTTCTCGCGCGCCACCTCCGCGACCAGGTCGTCGTACCGGCGCCGCGGCTCCGGCGGGACGAGGTGGCGCGTCGTCTCGAGCGGCGGCGCGGCGCGCGCCTCGGCCTCGAGCGCCTGCGCGAAGGGCGCTCCGTGCGCGTCGCTCGCCGCCACGATCGCGAGCCGGCGGCAGGGCCGACCGAGCGGCGCCCCCGAGCGCCCCTTCGCGGCGCGCGCGAGCGCGGGCCCCTGGGCGTCGTCGGACGGCGCGAGGCCGACGAAGAGCCCAGGCGCGCGGTCGCTCGGGGCGAGCGACTCGGCCGTGGCCGTCGCCGAGACGGCGAGGACGCCGCGCTCCGCGAGCGCGGGTCCGACCTCGACGGCCTGCGGGCTGAGCAGCGGCCCCAGGACGGCCGGCACGCTCGCCCGCGTCGACGCCTCGAGCGCTCGCGCGCTCAGGAACGCGCCGGAAGCGCCTTGGTCGTCGAGCGTGTCAAGCACGAGGGTACGACCACGTACGCCGCCTTCGCGGTTGATAGCGGCGACGGCCGTACGGGCCGCCCGCTCGAGCTCGCTCCCGCGTCGGCGGTTCGCGCCGGAGAGATCGGTCAAGAGCGCGAGGCGCACGCGTCCTTCTGGGCGGCCGGCGTCGGCGGCGGGCTCCCCCGGGCCCGCGGCGGCGTCACTCGACGCAGTGGGCGCGCGGCTCGGGTCGACCGCGCGCGGTGCGCGGTGCGCGCTCGTGATCGCGATCGTGATCGATGCAAGGAGCAGCGTGAGGGCTGCGACCGCGCCGAGCCGCCACCTTCGGGCGCTCGCGCGCGGCGGGGTCGCGGAGGCTCGGCCACGCTCGTCGCCGTCGGGCTCCGGAGTCGCCGGCGTCGCGGCGCCGAGGGCGGGCTCCGCGCTCGGGGACTCCCCATCAGGGAGCGTCGCGCCGTCGTCGACTGTGGATTCCGCGGGCGCGTTCACCGGCGGAGAGCACGCACGCATCGCCCCTTGGAGCGCCACAAGCCAGGTGTCGACGTCCGCAAAGCGCGCCTCGGGCTCGGGCTCGGTCGCGCGCGCGAACCACGAGTCCACCTCCGCAGGGAGGCTCGGGACGAGCGCCGAAGGGCGCGGTCGCTCCATGCGATACGCCGCGAGGCCGAGCGCCTCGAGCGAGGCGCGGGGGATGGCGGCCGTGCCGGTCATCAGCCGGAAGAGCACAAGCGCGAGTGAGTAGAGATCGCTGCGCGCGTCGACGGGTCTGCCCGCCGCCTGCTCGGGGCTCATCGTCGAGCGTGTCCCGACGACGTCCCCCGCCTGCGTGAGCTGCGTCTCTTCGCCCTCGGCGAACGCCACGCCAAAGTCAAGAATCTTGACAAATGGCGTGGTCCCCATTCCCGCGCAGAGAAAGAGGTTTCCAGGCTTCAGATCGCGGTGCACGAGCCCGGCGTCGTGAGCTCTCTTCAGCCCGCTGCCCACCTGCTCGGCGATCGTGAGGACCTCGCGCGGCTCGAGTCGGCCGCGCGCGTCGAGCTCCACCCCGAGGTCGTGGCCCTCGAGCAGCTCCATGACCAGGTAGGGGCCGAGCTCCGGGGACTCGCCCGCGTCGAGCACGGCGACCACGTGAGGGCTCCGCACCTTGGCGAGCAGCGCGGCCTCGCGCTCGAAGCGTCGGAGCGCCGTGGGGCTCGCGGCGACCATCGAATTGACGAGCTTCACCGCGACGTCGACGCCGAGCGCTTCATGGCGCGCGAGCCATACGGTGCCCATTCCGCCCGCGCCGAGAGGGCGCACCAGGCGCACCTGGGGCGTCACGCGGCTTCCGGGCTCGGCGGACCGCGGCGCCGCGGGCGAGTCGGTGGGCGCGGACGGGCCTACGACGCGCGTCACGTCAGCCGGGTCCCTCTTGGCCCGGGCGGTAGACCTCGAGATCGACCCCGAACTTCGCGATCCACCGGTGCACCTGCACCCGCGTGGTGTTCATTTGGCGGGCGACCTCGCTGAGGTTGCCGCGGTGCTCTTCGAGC comes from Myxococcales bacterium and encodes:
- a CDS encoding ABC transporter substrate-binding protein: MTRVVGPSAPTDSPAAPRSAEPGSRVTPQVRLVRPLGAGGMGTVWLARHEALGVDVAVKLVNSMVAASPTALRRFEREAALLAKVRSPHVVAVLDAGESPELGPYLVMELLEGHDLGVELDARGRLEPREVLTIAEQVGSGLKRAHDAGLVHRDLKPGNLFLCAGMGTTPFVKILDFGVAFAEGEETQLTQAGDVVGTRSTMSPEQAAGRPVDARSDLYSLALVLFRLMTGTAAIPRASLEALGLAAYRMERPRPSALVPSLPAEVDSWFARATEPEPEARFADVDTWLVALQGAMRACSPPVNAPAESTVDDGATLPDGESPSAEPALGAATPATPEPDGDERGRASATPPRASARRWRLGAVAALTLLLASITIAITSAHRAPRAVDPSRAPTASSDAAAGPGEPAADAGRPEGRVRLALLTDLSGANRRRGSELERAARTAVAAINREGGVRGRTLVLDTLDDQGASGAFLSARALEASTRASVPAVLGPLLSPQAVEVGPALAERGVLAVSATATAESLAPSDRAPGLFVGLAPSDDAQGPALARAAKGRSGAPLGRPCRRLAIVAASDAHGAPFAQALEAEARAAPPLETTRHLVPPEPRRRYDDLVAEVAREKADCLALLVSPKVGGRVVTSIPAAQRKGLRLLAGDSLASRDFIEFARGDVEDVNAPSLAEGVEGVAVASAAPDRAELSAFRRQFRATHGGDPDEPFAAHQFDAVVLLALAIEAEGLAAPSAKLRDAMIRISQGKSGYGPSELGRLLRAVARGEDAGYEGASGDLDLGPNGRVQGAFEPWVVKGGKIVRGSPSAH